The following proteins come from a genomic window of Limnohabitans sp. 103DPR2:
- the bchL gene encoding ferredoxin:protochlorophyllide reductase (ATP-dependent) iron-sulfur ATP-binding protein yields MIETTSIPVQNIKKSSRLDGEGSVQFQMDPNLKIGTAKVFAVYGKGGIGKSTTSSNLSVAFSKLGKRVLQIGCDPKHDSTFTLTKKLMPTVIDALETVDFHAEELRLDDFVFKGYNNVMCVEAGGPPAGTGCGGYVVGQTVKLLKEHHLLEDTDVVIFDVLGDVVCGGFAAPLQHADRALIVTANDFDSIFAMNRIVQAIGAKAKNYNVRLGGVIANRSDATDQIDKYNAVVGLKTMAHFPMLDEIRKSRLMKSTLFELEPTPAVKAVQDEYMRLAAALWLGSDPLPAVPMKDRDIFDLLGFD; encoded by the coding sequence ATGATCGAAACGACCAGCATCCCAGTACAGAACATCAAAAAGAGTTCACGACTCGACGGTGAGGGCAGCGTTCAGTTTCAAATGGACCCCAACCTCAAAATTGGCACGGCCAAAGTGTTTGCCGTTTACGGCAAAGGCGGTATTGGCAAGAGCACCACATCGTCCAACTTGTCGGTGGCTTTCAGCAAATTGGGCAAACGTGTTTTGCAAATTGGCTGCGATCCCAAACACGACTCCACCTTCACGTTGACCAAAAAATTGATGCCCACAGTCATCGATGCTTTGGAAACCGTCGACTTTCACGCAGAAGAACTGCGCCTCGATGACTTTGTCTTCAAGGGCTACAACAACGTGATGTGTGTCGAAGCGGGCGGCCCGCCTGCCGGCACAGGCTGCGGCGGTTATGTCGTGGGTCAAACCGTCAAGCTACTCAAAGAGCATCACTTGCTCGAAGACACCGATGTGGTGATTTTTGATGTGTTGGGCGACGTGGTGTGCGGCGGCTTTGCAGCCCCCTTGCAACACGCAGACCGCGCCTTGATTGTCACGGCCAACGACTTTGACTCCATTTTTGCCATGAACCGCATTGTTCAAGCCATTGGTGCCAAAGCCAAAAACTACAACGTGCGTTTGGGCGGCGTGATTGCCAACCGCAGCGATGCCACCGACCAAATTGACAAGTACAACGCCGTAGTGGGTTTGAAGACCATGGCTCACTTCCCCATGTTGGACGAGATTCGCAAGAGCCGTTTGATGAAGAGCACGCTGTTTGAACTGGAGCCAACACCCGCAGTGAAGGCTGTACAAGACGAATACATGCGCTTGGCTGCCGCCTTGTGGCTGGGCAGCGACCCTTTGCCTGCGGTGCCCATGAAAGACCGCGATATTTTTGACTTGCTCGGTTTTGATTGA
- a CDS encoding magnesium chelatase subunit H — protein MPKLTTAVEMKGSSSTTKSARAGMRVVMLTLDTHLSSAAQRSAAKLAQKLPGLEFKLHAASEYRASEDALKRCLQDIDRAHMVIVSMLFMEDHYLPVIDALTAKRDHCDAMVCIMSAPPVMQLTRMGKFAMGGQSSGLMSLLKKLRPKAKENTEEKSSGKSEGAKQMAMLRRLPKLLRFIPGTAQDLRMFFLTMRYWLAGSEQNITNMVLSLVNRYAAPERQNFKLGSQAEEPIEYPEVGLYHPKMKGKISESLQQLPKELDGKPTVGLLLLRSYLLAGNALHYDAVIAAIESRGLRVIPAFASGLDSRPAIENFFLQNGKSKIDALVSLTGFSLVGGPAYNDAKAAEQILAQLDVPYIAAHPVEFQSLDQWGSSQRGLLPVESTIMVAIPELDGSTIPMVYGGRPGPAGTSCTGCERNCHFTTEHQSQDMFTCAERTDMLSRRVEKLVQSRLKQRSERKLALVIFNFPPNSGNVGTAAYLSVFESLFNTLKTLSNEGYNIEVPANADVLRDMVLNGNRETYGADANVHHIIPSSEHVRNERWLKQIEAQWGPAPGKLLTNGQGLFVQGVQLGQALVCIQPGFGYEGDPMRLLFEAGFAPTHAFSAFYRYLRQDFKADAVLHFGTHGALEFMPGKQSGLSGNCWPDRLIDDLPNLYFYASNNPSEGAIAKRRGSATLVSYLPPTFAESGLYKGLSELKQTLDRWRALDDELSEERNDLAAMIHQQAVALELRVPASVPAEFSLSEPWIDSLVDQLLELEYSLIPEGLHVIGQLPTRSQRLATLKAMAKAMEIEEPELLERLVDGVTEDQLKRSAKHLTAAQQDALHQLVHSNVLLNQESELNGLLRALDGRYALPAPGGDLLRNPDVLPTGRNLHGLDPFKLPTAFAVRDGQKQAEKLLQRYAQDGSGLPESIAMVLWGTDNLKTEGGPMSQALALMGVLPRFDTYGRLAGAQLIPLETLNRPRIDVVITLSGIFRDLLPMQIKLLAEASFLAASADEPSEMNFIRKHALAYMAEHGGDIEAASLRVFGNTEGAYGANVNMLVDSSSWQQEDELGDAFTSRKGFAYGREGKPVRNNQLLKSVLADVSLTYQNLDSVELGVTSIDTYFDTLGGISRAVLQAKHDRDGDAATAPPVYIVDQTQGDGVVRSLTEQVALETRTRMLNPKWHEGMLQHGYEGVRQIEVHLTNTMGWSATTGQVQPWVYQQLAQTFVLDPAMRERMAQLNPTSSAKLANRLIEASRREYWKPDAETMNALLRAGEELEDRLEGIKEGQPA, from the coding sequence ATGCCAAAGCTCACTACAGCCGTTGAGATGAAGGGTTCTTCATCCACCACCAAGTCAGCGCGCGCTGGCATGCGGGTGGTGATGCTGACGCTGGACACGCATTTGTCCAGTGCGGCGCAACGGTCTGCGGCCAAGTTGGCGCAAAAGCTGCCCGGTTTGGAATTCAAACTTCACGCGGCCAGTGAATACCGCGCCAGCGAAGATGCCTTGAAGCGATGCTTGCAAGACATTGATCGCGCGCACATGGTCATTGTGTCCATGCTGTTCATGGAAGATCACTATCTACCCGTGATTGACGCCTTGACCGCCAAGCGAGATCACTGCGATGCCATGGTCTGCATCATGTCGGCCCCGCCTGTCATGCAACTCACGCGGATGGGCAAGTTTGCCATGGGTGGCCAATCTTCTGGCTTGATGAGCCTGCTGAAAAAACTTCGTCCCAAGGCCAAAGAAAATACCGAAGAAAAGTCTTCAGGCAAGTCTGAAGGCGCAAAACAAATGGCCATGTTGCGTCGCTTGCCCAAGTTGCTGCGTTTCATTCCGGGTACAGCGCAGGACTTGCGCATGTTCTTCTTGACCATGCGCTATTGGCTGGCTGGCTCTGAACAAAACATCACCAACATGGTGTTGAGTTTGGTCAACCGCTATGCAGCGCCCGAACGTCAAAACTTCAAACTGGGATCGCAAGCTGAAGAACCCATCGAGTACCCTGAGGTGGGCCTGTACCACCCCAAAATGAAGGGCAAAATTTCTGAAAGCCTTCAGCAATTGCCCAAAGAACTGGATGGCAAGCCCACGGTCGGTTTGTTGCTCTTGCGCTCCTACTTGTTGGCTGGCAACGCCCTGCACTACGATGCGGTCATTGCCGCCATTGAGTCGCGCGGCTTGCGTGTTATTCCAGCCTTTGCCAGTGGCCTGGATTCTCGCCCTGCCATTGAGAATTTCTTTTTGCAAAATGGCAAATCCAAGATTGATGCCCTGGTGTCATTGACAGGCTTCTCTTTGGTGGGCGGTCCCGCTTACAACGATGCCAAAGCAGCTGAACAAATTTTGGCGCAACTCGATGTGCCCTACATTGCGGCTCACCCTGTCGAGTTTCAATCTCTAGACCAATGGGGCAGTTCACAGCGCGGCTTGTTGCCCGTCGAGAGCACCATCATGGTTGCCATTCCTGAGCTAGATGGCTCCACCATTCCCATGGTCTATGGCGGCAGACCTGGCCCTGCCGGCACCAGCTGCACAGGTTGCGAGCGCAACTGCCACTTCACCACTGAACACCAATCGCAAGACATGTTCACTTGCGCTGAGCGCACCGACATGCTGTCAAGGCGCGTTGAAAAGCTAGTGCAAAGCCGCTTGAAACAAAGAAGCGAGCGCAAGCTGGCCTTGGTCATTTTCAACTTCCCGCCTAACAGCGGCAATGTGGGTACAGCGGCTTATTTATCGGTGTTTGAGTCTTTGTTCAACACGCTCAAAACACTGAGCAACGAAGGCTACAACATTGAAGTTCCCGCCAATGCAGATGTGCTGCGCGACATGGTTCTGAACGGCAACCGCGAAACATACGGTGCCGATGCCAATGTGCATCACATCATTCCCTCCTCAGAGCATGTGCGCAATGAACGTTGGTTGAAGCAGATTGAAGCCCAGTGGGGCCCCGCACCCGGCAAGCTGTTGACCAACGGCCAAGGCTTGTTTGTGCAGGGCGTTCAGTTAGGTCAAGCTTTGGTTTGCATTCAGCCAGGCTTTGGCTACGAAGGTGACCCCATGCGCTTGCTGTTTGAAGCCGGCTTTGCACCGACGCACGCTTTCAGCGCTTTCTACCGCTACCTGCGCCAAGACTTCAAAGCCGATGCTGTGTTGCACTTTGGCACGCACGGCGCCTTGGAATTCATGCCCGGCAAGCAGTCTGGTTTGTCTGGCAATTGCTGGCCCGATCGTCTCATTGACGACCTGCCCAATCTGTACTTCTACGCCTCCAACAATCCCTCTGAAGGCGCCATTGCCAAACGCCGTGGCAGCGCCACTTTGGTGAGCTATTTGCCGCCTACTTTTGCAGAGTCTGGTTTGTACAAAGGCTTGTCTGAGCTTAAACAAACCCTCGACAGATGGCGCGCGCTGGACGACGAATTGAGCGAAGAGCGCAACGACTTGGCCGCCATGATTCATCAACAGGCTGTTGCATTGGAACTGCGAGTTCCTGCTTCTGTTCCTGCTGAGTTTTCATTGTCTGAGCCTTGGATCGATTCTCTGGTGGACCAATTGCTAGAGCTTGAGTACTCGCTCATTCCCGAAGGCTTGCATGTGATTGGTCAATTGCCCACACGCTCACAGCGCTTGGCCACTTTGAAAGCCATGGCCAAGGCAATGGAAATTGAAGAGCCAGAGTTACTCGAGCGTTTGGTGGATGGCGTCACAGAAGATCAACTCAAGCGCAGTGCCAAGCACCTCACAGCAGCGCAACAAGATGCCTTGCACCAATTGGTTCACTCCAATGTGTTGTTGAACCAAGAGAGCGAATTGAACGGCCTGCTGCGCGCCTTGGATGGTCGCTACGCTTTGCCCGCACCCGGTGGCGATTTGCTACGCAACCCCGATGTGTTGCCTACGGGTCGCAACTTGCACGGCTTGGACCCCTTCAAATTGCCCACAGCCTTTGCTGTACGTGATGGCCAAAAGCAAGCTGAAAAACTTTTACAACGCTACGCCCAAGACGGCTCGGGTTTGCCAGAGTCCATTGCCATGGTGCTGTGGGGGACCGACAACCTCAAAACCGAAGGCGGCCCCATGTCGCAGGCTTTGGCGTTGATGGGTGTGTTGCCCCGTTTTGACACCTACGGCCGCTTGGCCGGTGCGCAATTGATTCCTTTAGAGACATTGAATCGCCCCCGCATTGACGTGGTGATCACCTTGTCCGGCATCTTCCGCGACTTGCTGCCCATGCAGATCAAACTCTTGGCCGAAGCCAGTTTCTTGGCGGCCAGTGCCGACGAGCCTAGCGAGATGAACTTCATTCGCAAACATGCCTTGGCCTACATGGCAGAACATGGCGGCGACATTGAAGCCGCATCGCTTCGTGTTTTCGGAAACACCGAAGGCGCCTATGGCGCCAACGTGAACATGTTGGTGGACAGCTCTTCTTGGCAACAAGAAGACGAGTTAGGCGATGCCTTCACATCGCGCAAGGGTTTTGCGTATGGCCGAGAAGGCAAGCCTGTGCGCAACAACCAACTGCTCAAAAGCGTTTTGGCCGATGTGTCCTTGACCTACCAAAACCTCGACTCAGTGGAGTTGGGTGTGACCAGCATCGACACCTACTTTGACACCTTGGGCGGTATCAGCCGCGCCGTTTTGCAAGCCAAGCACGACCGTGATGGCGACGCTGCAACGGCACCGCCTGTGTACATCGTCGACCAAACACAAGGCGATGGCGTGGTGCGCAGCCTCACAGAACAAGTGGCCTTAGAAACACGCACGCGCATGCTGAACCCCAAGTGGCACGAAGGCATGTTGCAACACGGCTACGAAGGCGTACGCCAAATTGAAGTGCACCTGACCAACACCATGGGCTGGTCTGCCACTACCGGCCAAGTGCAACCATGGGTCTACCAACAATTGGCGCAAACCTTTGTGCTCGACCCTGCCATGCGTGAGCGCATGGCGCAATTGAACCCCACATCATCGGCCAAGCTTGCAAATCGCTTGATCGAAGCTTCTCGTCGCGAGTATTGGAAACCCGATGCTGAGACCATGAATGCCTTGCTGCGCGCCGGCGAGGAACTTGAAGACCGCCTTGAAGGCATTAAAGAGGGACAACCCGCATGA
- the bchB gene encoding ferredoxin:protochlorophyllide reductase (ATP-dependent) subunit B, translated as MQLTLWTYEGPPHVGAMRIATAMRDVHYVLHAPQGDTYADLLFTMIERLPRRPPVTYTTFQARDLGGDTAELFKDAARQAIERFKPAAMLVGSSCTAELIQDDPGGLAQALKLDIPVIPLELPSYQRKENWGASETFYQLCRHLVLKPEQKTAKSRPSCNILGPSALGFRHRDDVREIKQLLDKLGIAINVVAPLEATVADIRKLADADFNVVLYPEIGMSTAQWLMRQFDQPYTKTVPLGSNATQDFIREVCGFAGLEVPAIEEMTARARWYAQSVDSTYLTGKRVYLFGDATHVVSAARIASEEMGFEVVGLGTYSREFAREVRDCAKKYGVEALITDDYLEVEAQITELHPELILGTQMERHIAKRHGIPCAVISAPVHVQDFPARYAPQMGLEGANVLFDTWVHPLMMGLEEHLLGMFKQDFEFHEGASPSHLGSARPAEIIVEAASQKEASNQATWSVEAEKELGKIPFFVRGKARRNTEKYALDQGVATITVDTLYDAKAHYSR; from the coding sequence ATGCAACTCACGCTTTGGACATACGAAGGACCGCCCCACGTTGGCGCCATGCGCATTGCCACCGCCATGCGCGATGTGCACTATGTGTTGCACGCCCCACAAGGCGACACCTACGCCGACTTGCTGTTCACCATGATTGAGCGCTTGCCCCGCCGCCCGCCTGTCACGTACACCACCTTCCAAGCGCGTGATTTGGGTGGCGACACGGCAGAACTTTTTAAAGATGCGGCACGTCAGGCCATTGAACGCTTCAAACCTGCGGCCATGTTGGTAGGTTCTTCGTGCACCGCCGAGTTGATTCAAGACGATCCAGGCGGTTTGGCGCAAGCCTTGAAACTGGACATTCCTGTCATTCCTTTGGAGCTGCCTTCGTACCAGCGCAAAGAGAACTGGGGCGCCAGCGAAACCTTTTACCAACTGTGCCGTCATCTGGTGTTGAAACCAGAACAGAAAACTGCCAAGAGCCGTCCTAGTTGCAACATCTTGGGACCTAGCGCTTTGGGCTTTAGGCACCGTGACGACGTCAGAGAAATAAAGCAGTTGCTCGACAAATTGGGCATAGCCATCAACGTGGTGGCGCCTTTGGAAGCCACTGTGGCCGACATTCGCAAGTTGGCCGATGCCGATTTCAACGTGGTGCTCTACCCCGAAATTGGCATGAGCACCGCGCAATGGTTGATGCGCCAGTTTGATCAGCCTTACACAAAAACAGTGCCACTCGGCTCCAATGCCACACAAGATTTCATTCGCGAAGTTTGCGGCTTTGCGGGTTTGGAAGTGCCTGCCATTGAAGAGATGACAGCCCGTGCACGCTGGTACGCACAATCGGTTGACTCCACTTACCTCACAGGCAAGCGCGTGTATTTGTTTGGCGATGCCACCCACGTGGTGAGCGCAGCCCGCATTGCCTCCGAAGAGATGGGCTTTGAAGTGGTGGGACTAGGCACTTACAGCCGCGAGTTTGCCCGCGAAGTGCGCGACTGCGCCAAGAAATACGGCGTGGAAGCTTTGATCACCGACGACTACTTGGAAGTTGAAGCGCAAATTACCGAACTGCACCCCGAACTGATTTTGGGCACGCAAATGGAACGTCACATTGCCAAGCGCCATGGCATTCCGTGCGCCGTTATTTCGGCGCCCGTTCACGTACAAGACTTTCCTGCTCGGTATGCACCTCAGATGGGCTTAGAAGGCGCCAATGTGTTGTTTGACACCTGGGTGCACCCGCTCATGATGGGCCTAGAAGAGCACTTGCTGGGCATGTTCAAGCAAGACTTTGAATTCCATGAAGGTGCATCGCCCTCTCATTTGGGCAGTGCGCGTCCTGCAGAAATCATAGTGGAAGCCGCTTCACAAAAAGAGGCTTCCAACCAAGCCACTTGGAGTGTGGAGGCTGAAAAAGAACTGGGCAAGATTCCATTTTTTGTGCGTGGCAAAGCCCGTCGCAACACCGAAAAATATGCCCTCGACCAAGGCGTCGCAACCATCACTGTGGACACACTTTACGATGCCAAAGCTCACTACAGCCGTTGA
- a CDS encoding ferredoxin:protochlorophyllide reductase (ATP-dependent) subunit N, with amino-acid sequence MSPVIPIRAETSIGCTDVTPLVQRGQREVFCGLTGIIWLHRKIQDAFFLVVGSRTCAHLIQSAAGVMIFAEPRFGTAIIDERDLAGLADVHDELDRVVHQLLNRRPDIRMLFLVGSCPSEVIKLDLSRAAQRLNQIHHPAVRVLNYSGSGIETTFTQGEDACLAALVPGLPSMNPQVPSQTKPQLMVVGTLADVVEDQLRNLLEQMNITVNFFPPRNSQKMPAVGANTKFLLAQPFLADTARALQDRGATHLPATFPLGIEGTTVWLQAAAQEFGVSPLLFEKVTAAPKQRAEKALAVHRQMLDGKRIFFFPDSQLEIPLARFLNREMNMDLVEVGTPYLHRQHMAAELALLPTGTRISEGQDVDLQLDRCVEDKPDMVVCGLGLANPLEAQGMTTKWAIELVFTPIQGYEQAADLAGLFSRPLRRREKLAA; translated from the coding sequence ATGAGCCCCGTCATTCCTATTCGCGCAGAAACCAGTATCGGTTGCACCGATGTCACGCCCTTGGTCCAACGCGGGCAACGTGAGGTTTTCTGCGGCCTCACAGGCATCATTTGGCTGCACCGAAAAATTCAAGACGCTTTCTTTTTGGTGGTGGGTTCTCGCACCTGCGCACACCTGATTCAATCGGCTGCAGGCGTGATGATTTTTGCCGAACCTCGTTTCGGCACCGCCATCATTGACGAGCGCGATTTGGCAGGCTTGGCCGATGTTCATGACGAACTTGATCGCGTGGTGCATCAGTTGTTGAACCGCCGCCCCGACATTCGCATGCTGTTCTTGGTGGGCTCTTGCCCCTCCGAAGTAATCAAGTTGGATCTGTCGCGCGCTGCACAGCGATTGAATCAAATTCATCACCCTGCTGTGCGAGTACTGAACTACTCTGGCAGCGGCATTGAAACCACGTTTACACAAGGTGAAGACGCATGCTTGGCCGCGCTGGTACCTGGCTTGCCCAGCATGAATCCCCAAGTGCCATCGCAAACCAAACCGCAACTGATGGTGGTGGGTACCTTGGCCGATGTGGTGGAAGACCAGCTTCGCAATTTGCTGGAGCAGATGAACATCACCGTGAATTTCTTCCCACCGCGCAACAGTCAAAAAATGCCTGCAGTGGGCGCCAACACGAAGTTTTTGTTGGCACAACCTTTCTTGGCAGATACAGCCAGAGCTTTACAGGACAGAGGTGCCACACACTTACCCGCCACTTTCCCATTGGGGATAGAAGGTACGACTGTGTGGTTGCAAGCTGCAGCACAAGAGTTTGGTGTATCACCCTTGTTGTTCGAAAAAGTGACCGCTGCGCCTAAGCAACGTGCAGAAAAAGCTTTAGCAGTGCACCGTCAAATGCTCGATGGCAAACGCATTTTCTTCTTCCCAGATTCGCAACTTGAAATTCCATTGGCGCGCTTCCTGAACCGCGAAATGAACATGGACTTGGTGGAAGTGGGAACGCCCTATTTGCACCGTCAACACATGGCCGCTGAATTGGCATTGTTGCCCACAGGCACCCGCATCAGCGAAGGTCAAGACGTCGACTTGCAACTCGATCGTTGCGTGGAAGACAAGCCCGACATGGTGGTCTGTGGTCTGGGCTTGGCCAATCCATTGGAAGCGCAAGGCATGACCACCAAGTGGGCCATCGAGTTGGTCTTCACCCCCATTCAAGGCTACGAGCAAGCCGCCGATTTGGCTGGCTTGTTCAGCCGGCCATTACGACGTCGCGAAAAGCTGGCGGCATAG
- the bchF gene encoding 2-vinyl bacteriochlorophyllide hydratase: MQDKQAQVLYTPEQRARRDATKWTLVQGLLAPVQFLIFLVSLYLVLSSLRTGEHTDWALASVVIKTLVLYAIMITGSIWEKVVFGKYLFAHAFFWEDVVSMLVLALHTAYLWVWWEGQWSSTDQLMLALAAYVTYGINAAQYIRKLRMARLQRPSEPSRDLEHTTSTGPQVSL, encoded by the coding sequence ATGCAGGATAAGCAAGCACAGGTTTTGTACACGCCCGAGCAACGCGCTCGGCGTGATGCAACGAAGTGGACACTTGTTCAAGGCTTGTTGGCGCCTGTTCAGTTCCTGATATTTCTCGTCAGCTTGTACCTGGTCCTCAGCAGTTTGCGCACAGGCGAGCACACCGATTGGGCCTTGGCCTCAGTGGTCATCAAAACACTGGTGCTCTACGCCATCATGATCACAGGCTCCATTTGGGAAAAAGTGGTGTTTGGCAAGTACCTGTTTGCCCACGCTTTCTTCTGGGAAGACGTGGTCAGCATGCTGGTGCTAGCCCTGCACACCGCCTATTTATGGGTTTGGTGGGAAGGCCAATGGTCTTCCACCGATCAACTGATGTTGGCGCTCGCCGCTTATGTCACCTATGGCATCAATGCTGCGCAATACATTCGCAAATTGCGCATGGCGCGTTTGCAACGCCCTTCAGAACCTTCCCGCGACCTTGAACACACGACCTCAACAGGTCCACAGGTAAGTCTATGA
- a CDS encoding cobalamin B12-binding domain-containing protein has product MSQHQFDRSVGQDAERWRAGSSVNGKKSNLNVGPRLVGGTTFGRNDGIDKAQVVLLGDASLQSLEETRKVIVGWQRQGLSLMQIYIAGIAESAKALGEHWLSDRLSFAECTIGFSRLHQMLHDFSAEFVTEGRLDPNGYSVLLMTEPTTQHGLGVFMLSEFFRRAGWNVTLVNPLDMNDFKRNFQADWFDVIGLSLSTERHLPEIQAALPELLKDCVNTAVQVFVGGPVASFAPEKITWTDTHLLKGNALQAVESVTQTLFNMERQINVTP; this is encoded by the coding sequence GTGAGTCAGCATCAATTTGATCGTTCAGTAGGGCAGGATGCAGAGCGCTGGCGTGCTGGCTCTTCTGTGAACGGCAAAAAATCCAACCTGAATGTGGGTCCCCGCCTGGTGGGGGGCACCACTTTTGGTAGAAACGATGGGATTGACAAGGCCCAAGTGGTGCTTTTGGGCGATGCCAGCCTGCAAAGTTTGGAAGAAACCCGCAAAGTCATTGTGGGTTGGCAACGACAAGGTTTGTCTTTGATGCAGATTTACATTGCAGGCATTGCCGAAAGCGCCAAAGCCTTGGGCGAGCACTGGTTGTCCGACCGATTGAGTTTTGCCGAGTGCACCATTGGCTTTTCGAGGTTGCATCAAATGTTGCATGATTTCAGTGCAGAGTTTGTCACAGAAGGCCGCCTAGATCCTAACGGCTATAGCGTGCTACTGATGACCGAGCCCACCACGCAACATGGCTTGGGCGTTTTCATGTTGAGCGAGTTTTTCAGGCGGGCAGGCTGGAACGTCACCTTGGTGAACCCCTTAGACATGAACGATTTCAAACGAAATTTCCAAGCGGATTGGTTCGATGTCATTGGCTTGTCGCTGTCCACAGAGCGCCATCTGCCTGAGATTCAAGCTGCACTGCCTGAATTGCTCAAAGACTGTGTGAATACAGCGGTTCAAGTCTTTGTGGGTGGCCCCGTGGCGAGTTTTGCACCCGAAAAAATTACATGGACAGACACGCATCTGCTGAAAGGCAACGCCTTGCAAGCCGTCGAATCTGTGACCCAAACCCTTTTCAACATGGAGCGTCAAATTAACGTGACACCTTAG
- the ppsR gene encoding transcriptional regulator PpsR, with protein MNTKNLDPATFSKLLGVVSDVSLIIDSEGVIEDVSTAQDTMATLGCQAWMGKRWTDTVTVESKKKIQDLLQVSDENAVLNWRHVNHPTPSGGEAAIQYVTVPLKGNKFLAVGRNLERLAELQRRLVETQQSVERDYLRLRHIEARYRVLFETSPEAVLMIDAASYRLIEANVGAQALFKDAGKRLVGRDFRECFETSSQGEVQSLLRTALATGRIEMCSATLMGANVPLTVSATVFRQEGGAQYLVRLTQREASAGSSVDAESSAVLSEAMEQFPDGWLLTDTVGTVKSVNEEGMALLGLTASSQVIGQSMERWLLRGSVDWGVLNTSLKQHLPVRNFATEVRTLSGMTLPVEVSAVYLSRPEPMYAFFVRDMDRRMQVAAGTTTAAPHPFAELSQLVGRRPIKDIVGETVDTIERMCIEAALELTHNNRASAAEMLGLSRQSLYVKLRRFGILSDTESDTELP; from the coding sequence ATGAACACCAAAAACCTCGATCCAGCCACATTTTCCAAGCTATTGGGCGTGGTTTCGGACGTCAGCTTGATCATTGACAGTGAAGGTGTCATTGAGGATGTTTCTACGGCGCAAGACACCATGGCGACGTTGGGCTGCCAGGCTTGGATGGGCAAGCGCTGGACAGACACCGTGACCGTCGAGAGTAAGAAAAAAATTCAAGACTTGTTGCAAGTCTCAGATGAAAACGCAGTCCTCAATTGGCGTCACGTCAATCATCCCACCCCCTCCGGTGGCGAGGCGGCCATTCAATACGTCACAGTGCCTTTGAAGGGCAACAAATTTTTGGCCGTCGGCCGCAACCTCGAGCGCTTGGCTGAATTGCAGCGCAGGTTGGTTGAAACACAACAGTCTGTCGAACGTGATTACTTGCGTCTACGGCACATTGAAGCGCGTTATCGGGTTTTGTTTGAAACATCGCCTGAGGCCGTGCTGATGATCGATGCAGCTTCTTACCGCTTGATCGAAGCCAATGTCGGTGCCCAAGCCTTGTTCAAAGACGCAGGCAAGCGTTTGGTAGGTCGCGATTTTCGAGAGTGTTTTGAGACCAGCAGCCAGGGCGAGGTTCAGTCCTTGCTCCGAACCGCATTGGCCACAGGCCGCATTGAGATGTGCTCAGCCACGCTCATGGGTGCGAATGTGCCCCTCACAGTTTCTGCAACGGTCTTCAGGCAAGAGGGTGGCGCGCAATACTTGGTGCGCTTGACACAGCGCGAAGCATCTGCTGGTTCTTCGGTAGACGCAGAGTCTTCTGCAGTGCTCAGCGAAGCCATGGAGCAATTCCCAGACGGTTGGCTGCTCACAGACACTGTTGGTACGGTTAAAAGTGTCAATGAAGAAGGCATGGCCTTGTTGGGTCTCACAGCCTCATCGCAGGTCATTGGTCAATCGATGGAGCGCTGGTTGTTGAGGGGTTCTGTGGACTGGGGGGTGCTGAACACGTCCCTCAAGCAGCACTTGCCTGTGCGCAATTTTGCAACCGAGGTTAGAACCCTGTCGGGCATGACCTTGCCTGTGGAAGTTTCTGCCGTTTACCTCTCACGGCCCGAGCCGATGTATGCCTTCTTTGTCCGCGACATGGACCGCCGCATGCAGGTTGCTGCCGGCACAACAACGGCGGCGCCACATCCTTTTGCCGAGTTGTCTCAGTTGGTGGGCCGCAGACCCATCAAAGACATTGTGGGCGAAACGGTCGACACCATTGAGCGCATGTGCATTGAGGCCGCTTTGGAATTGACCCACAACAACAGGGCCTCTGCGGCCGAAATGTTGGGGCTTTCGAGGCAAAGTCTGTATGTCAAACTGCGCCGTTTTGGCATCTTGTCCGACACGGAATCTGACACCGAGCTCCCTTAA